From the Ferviditalea candida genome, the window ACATGCATGAATATGCCTATGGGGTGACGAACGACAACCGGTACTTTGGCCCCGTACATAATCCTTGGAAGCCGGGATGGATACCGGGCGGTTCCAGCGGAGGCTCGGGAGCTGCCGTTGCGTCGTCGCTGAGCACTTTTTCGATGGGCACCGACACTGGAGGGTCGATTCGCATTCCTGCTGCGGCCTGCGGTGTTGTGGGCTTGAAACCAACCTACGGGCGTGTGAGCAAGTTTGGCGTGACGACGCTGAGCTGGTCGCTTGACCATGCCGGCCCGCTGACGAAAACGGTGAAGGATTCAGCGTATGTCTTGAACGCATTGGCCGGATATGATCGGCTTGATCAGGACACCGTTTTTTATCCCGTGGAGGATTATACCGAATGGCTGGAAAAAGATATGCACGGGATGCGTATCGGAGTGATCGGAAACCTGGGCGACCGGTTGACAGCGGATGTGCAAGCGGCCTTTGACGAAACCATCGAACGGTTGCTCAAGCTCGGGGCGATCATCATCCCGGTAAACGTTCCTTCTTTGAAATATGTCAAAAACTCGCATCTTACGATTACCCGGGCGGAGGCTGCATCGTTTCACCAGAACAAACTCAAGACCCAGCTGGCTTCCTATGGCGAGGATATTCAGGACATTATGCTGTCGGGTGAATTTATTTTGGCAACGGAATACCTGCAGGCCCAAAAAGTGAGGCGTTTGATCCAGCAGGATTTCAACCGGGCGTTTGAACAGGTTGACGTCATTGTGACACCCACCCTTCCTGCTGCTGGAGCGGCGATCGGCCAGCAAATGATCGCTTATCCGGACGGCTCTCAGGAGAGCGTTTTGGATGCGATGATTCGTTTCACATCGCCATTCAACTTAACGGGCGCTCCGGCGATTACTCTGCCCGCTGCCGTCAGCCCGGAAGGCCTGCCGATCGGCATGCAGTTTGCCACCGCGCCTTTTGAAGAAAAGAAATTGCTGCAAATCGCCTGCCAATATGAGCTGGCCTGCGCTTTCAATCAGCAG encodes:
- a CDS encoding amidase, encoding MTNLVEMPIEALAPLIEAGEISPVELVSRMLERIEALNPAINAFITIDGKNAMLAAEAAEKEIMAGAYRGPLHGIPYSLKDIYATLHLPTTNGSKADLDYVAAYDSTVARRLKEAGAILLGKVNMHEYAYGVTNDNRYFGPVHNPWKPGWIPGGSSGGSGAAVASSLSTFSMGTDTGGSIRIPAAACGVVGLKPTYGRVSKFGVTTLSWSLDHAGPLTKTVKDSAYVLNALAGYDRLDQDTVFYPVEDYTEWLEKDMHGMRIGVIGNLGDRLTADVQAAFDETIERLLKLGAIIIPVNVPSLKYVKNSHLTITRAEAASFHQNKLKTQLASYGEDIQDIMLSGEFILATEYLQAQKVRRLIQQDFNRAFEQVDVIVTPTLPAAGAAIGQQMIAYPDGSQESVLDAMIRFTSPFNLTGAPAITLPAAVSPEGLPIGMQFATAPFEEKKLLQIACQYELACAFNQQPPLELTV